From Chloroflexota bacterium, the proteins below share one genomic window:
- a CDS encoding response regulator transcription factor, with translation MRVLVVDDDPPSVKMISFLLREEGYEVFSADNGTTALELVNREQPDLVILDVMMPHVDGFEVCRRIRQKLDVPIIFLSAKGETADKVAGLQLGADDYLAKPFEPAELLARVRAVMRRAEVFAGEEAQVRLTVGDITLEPVNNRVVFADGRKVDLTPIEFRLLHCLMRNAGRILSHDLLLNAVWGYDYEGYSNQIAVYVHRLRLKIEEDPENPKYLLTVRGLGYKFERP, from the coding sequence ATGCGTGTTCTGGTAGTAGATGATGATCCACCCAGCGTCAAGATGATTTCCTTTCTCTTGCGTGAGGAAGGGTATGAGGTCTTCAGCGCAGATAACGGGACGACCGCTCTAGAATTGGTTAATCGCGAGCAGCCGGATCTGGTGATCCTGGATGTCATGATGCCACACGTTGATGGCTTCGAAGTGTGCCGGCGGATACGCCAAAAGCTGGATGTTCCCATTATTTTCCTCTCAGCTAAAGGCGAGACAGCGGATAAGGTGGCTGGGCTGCAGTTAGGAGCAGATGACTACTTAGCCAAGCCCTTTGAGCCAGCAGAGCTGTTAGCTCGGGTGAGAGCGGTGATGCGTCGAGCGGAGGTTTTTGCGGGCGAAGAAGCGCAGGTACGCTTGACCGTAGGGGATATCACGCTTGAACCGGTGAACAATCGGGTAGTATTTGCGGATGGCCGAAAGGTAGATCTGACACCGATTGAATTCAGGCTTCTGCACTGTCTGATGCGCAATGCGGGTCGTATCCTGAGTCATGATTTGCTGTTGAATGCCGTTTGGGGTTATGACTACGAAGGTTATAGCAACCAGATCGCCGTGTATGTACACCGCTTGCGCTTGAAAATCGAGGAGGATCCTGAAAATCCTAAATACCTACTCACAGTACGTGGCCTTGGATACAAATTCGAGCGTCCGTGA